One Aquificaceae bacterium DNA segment encodes these proteins:
- a CDS encoding family 1 encapsulin nanocompartment shell protein yields the protein MDFLGRDQSPLTFEEWEQLENAVIDVAKKTLVCRRFMPIIGPIGVGHQVIAYDVYLGIEPGVCEVRPGEESEACEPVRTGRRKYITLPTIFKPFSITWRDLEYFRQFNLPIDTSQASAAAFATAVAEDTLIIHGNPKMEIEGFLTVEGRQSMSMSDWDVLGNAFNDVALGISKLSEKGFYGPYYLLLNPKDYFKLNRLYHNTGLLEIEQIKKLVSDVYHTPIVPEGKAILLSVGPQNMDLVLGLDFSLAYVESTNMVHHFRVMEVIAPRIKRPGAIMVIGEK from the coding sequence ATGGACTTTTTAGGAAGAGACCAATCACCACTTACCTTTGAAGAATGGGAGCAATTAGAAAATGCGGTTATTGATGTGGCTAAAAAGACCCTTGTATGCAGAAGGTTTATGCCAATTATAGGACCCATAGGTGTCGGGCATCAGGTAATAGCCTACGATGTTTACCTTGGAATAGAACCGGGAGTATGTGAAGTAAGACCGGGAGAAGAGAGCGAAGCCTGCGAGCCTGTGAGAACAGGAAGGAGAAAATACATAACCCTTCCCACCATATTCAAGCCTTTCTCCATAACTTGGAGAGACCTTGAATACTTTAGACAATTTAACTTGCCAATTGATACCTCTCAGGCATCTGCTGCAGCCTTTGCCACTGCAGTGGCGGAAGATACCCTCATAATTCACGGCAATCCAAAAATGGAAATAGAGGGCTTTCTTACCGTGGAAGGAAGGCAGAGCATGTCCATGAGCGATTGGGATGTGCTTGGCAACGCCTTTAACGATGTAGCTCTGGGTATATCAAAGCTCTCAGAAAAGGGCTTTTATGGACCATACTATCTCCTCCTAAACCCAAAGGACTACTTTAAGCTCAACAGGCTCTATCACAACACAGGACTTCTTGAGATTGAACAGATTAAAAAGCTGGTTTCCGATGTCTACCATACACCTATAGTCCCAGAAGGAAAGGCTATTCTCCTGTCTGTAGGACCGCAGAATATGGACCTTGTCCTTGGGCTTGACTTTAGCCTTGCCTACGTGGAATCTACCAACATGGTGCACCACTTTAGGGTTATGGAAGTTATAGCACCGCGTATAAAGAGACCCGGTGCCATAATGGTAATAGGCGAAAAGTGA
- a CDS encoding HAD-IIIA family hydrolase, with translation MELRDRALKIKLLLLDVDGVLTDGRLYYTSRGEEIKVFNVRDGLGIKLAQRAGIRIGVISGRNSEALIRRLRELEVDEVHLGYNQKLPVLEDIMRRFSLSLEEIAFIGDDYVDLPILRRVGFPMAVLDAPEEIKKHALYITKAKGGHGAVRDAIEFILKLRGQWEEVISQYYA, from the coding sequence ATGGAATTAAGGGATAGAGCTTTAAAGATAAAACTGCTTCTACTTGACGTGGACGGTGTGCTCACAGACGGAAGGCTCTACTACACCTCAAGGGGTGAGGAGATAAAGGTCTTCAATGTTAGGGACGGGCTTGGTATAAAGCTGGCTCAAAGGGCTGGCATAAGGATAGGTGTAATATCTGGAAGAAACAGCGAGGCACTTATAAGGAGGCTAAGGGAACTGGAGGTGGATGAGGTGCATTTGGGTTATAACCAGAAGCTTCCCGTTCTTGAAGATATTATGAGAAGATTTTCCCTTAGCTTGGAGGAGATAGCTTTCATCGGCGATGACTATGTGGACCTTCCAATTCTGAGAAGGGTGGGCTTTCCTATGGCGGTTTTGGACGCACCAGAGGAGATAAAAAAACATGCTCTGTATATAACGAAGGCAAAGGGTGGGCATGGAGCGGTAAGGGATGCCATAGAGTTTATCTTAAAGCTAAGAGGACAATGGGAAGAGGTAATAAGCCAATACTATGCTTAG
- a CDS encoding DEAD/DEAH box helicase — translation MDFDFSQLSIPLRKALKDLGFERPTPIQKEAIPLALKGYDIMGQAATGTGKTAAFGIPIIEGSEKEEGTTALIMTPTRELAIQVKEQLYQLSKYKGLKVFSFYGGTPVQKDLELLWKITPNIIVGTPGRIKDLTMRGLFNFEGLKYFVLDEADRMLDMGFIEDIEWIITQLPKERQSLLFSATIPREVEELAKKHLKKDYKFVKVITEELKPKIEERLIKVSSSGQKMSELEKILREHVLEKVIVFVKTKKDAKEITQELKRKGFNVVSLHGDMTQRQRENALRLFRDGKVKIVVATDVASRGLDIKGVSLVINYHIPEDPEVYIHRIGRTGRIGTYGKAYSLITPEDSKALWRIKKLKESYVQA, via the coding sequence ATGGACTTTGATTTTTCACAGCTTAGTATTCCCTTGCGTAAGGCACTCAAGGACTTGGGTTTTGAAAGACCCACTCCAATTCAGAAGGAAGCCATACCCTTAGCTCTTAAGGGCTACGACATAATGGGTCAGGCTGCAACAGGAACAGGAAAAACCGCCGCCTTTGGTATACCTATCATTGAAGGAAGCGAAAAGGAAGAAGGGACAACCGCCCTTATAATGACACCTACAAGAGAGCTCGCTATTCAGGTAAAAGAGCAGTTATACCAGCTTTCAAAGTATAAAGGGCTAAAGGTCTTTAGCTTCTACGGTGGGACACCGGTCCAGAAGGACCTTGAGCTTTTGTGGAAAATAACACCAAACATCATAGTAGGCACACCTGGGAGGATAAAGGACCTTACCATGAGGGGTCTTTTCAACTTTGAAGGACTAAAATACTTCGTTTTAGATGAGGCGGATAGAATGCTTGATATGGGCTTTATAGAAGACATTGAGTGGATAATAACCCAGCTTCCAAAGGAAAGACAGAGCCTTCTCTTTTCTGCCACTATACCAAGAGAGGTAGAAGAGCTTGCCAAGAAACACCTAAAAAAGGACTATAAGTTTGTCAAGGTTATAACTGAGGAGCTAAAGCCAAAGATAGAGGAAAGGCTTATAAAAGTGAGCTCCTCTGGACAAAAGATGTCCGAGCTTGAGAAGATACTGAGGGAACATGTCCTTGAAAAGGTTATAGTCTTTGTAAAGACCAAAAAGGATGCAAAGGAAATAACACAGGAGCTGAAAAGAAAGGGCTTTAATGTGGTCTCCCTTCATGGAGATATGACACAAAGGCAGAGAGAAAACGCTCTAAGGCTTTTCAGAGATGGCAAGGTTAAGATAGTAGTGGCTACAGATGTAGCTTCAAGAGGGCTTGACATAAAGGGTGTAAGCCTTGTGATAAATTACCATATCCCAGAAGACCCAGAGGTATACATACACCGCATAGGAAGGACTGGAAGGATAGGCACTTATGGAAAAGCCTACAGCCTCATCACACCAGAAGACAGCAAAGCTCTTTGGAGGATAAAGAAGTTGAAAGAGAGCTACGTTCAAGCATAG
- the lptA gene encoding lipopolysaccharide transport periplasmic protein LptA, with protein MRKVVILLLLIPTLMFAQPIVGEADSLTYERDRVIYSGNVRITRGNALLTANRVVIHLDENKRARMVEAEGNARYREGNRRASANKMVYDLQNEVITLIGKARVEEGQNFVEADEIVYYRKEDRAVAVSKNSRVRTFYVEEKDEKNRPNRKP; from the coding sequence ATGAGAAAGGTTGTAATTCTTTTGCTCTTAATACCTACGCTTATGTTTGCACAACCCATAGTAGGCGAAGCGGACAGTTTAACCTACGAAAGGGATAGGGTAATATACTCGGGAAACGTAAGGATTACAAGGGGTAATGCACTTCTCACTGCAAACAGAGTGGTTATACACTTAGACGAAAATAAAAGGGCAAGGATGGTGGAAGCAGAAGGAAATGCAAGATATAGGGAGGGAAACAGAAGAGCTTCTGCTAACAAAATGGTCTACGACCTGCAGAACGAGGTTATAACCCTTATAGGAAAAGCAAGAGTAGAGGAAGGACAGAATTTCGTTGAAGCGGACGAGATAGTTTACTACAGAAAAGAAGATAGGGCGGTTGCGGTCAGTAAAAATTCACGGGTAAGAACCTTCTATGTGGAGGAAAAGGATGAAAAAAACAGACCTAATAGAAAGCCTTAG
- a CDS encoding NAD(P)/FAD-dependent oxidoreductase — protein MKKFDVLIVGGGPAGSSCAYRLAKAGKRVLVVDIKRSIGKPVQCAEFVPIQLYHQFKEFFPQEAIAQRVKNMVHFTPWGEVVSMWSEGFVLNREVFDAQIAKLAQEQGAVYMLRTQFLGFEDGFAWLEEIDTRKKFPVKADFVVGADGPRSKVARLTGEKTQTFLTTAQITMKLTKELEDLLIYFRDYIPGGYGWVFPKGRLANVGVGVDPDYGVNVMESLKRFVEEVVAEGVVEEQVIKRTGGWIPADGLLPLVRKRVLLVGDAGGFCHPITGGGIANAVISGDMAGKALCEDSPEEFEEEAQEVFGSTLWRASEKRKKHMKRWDNLKEIIPKTWIAFEEYWRII, from the coding sequence ATGAAAAAGTTTGATGTCCTAATAGTTGGAGGAGGTCCTGCAGGTTCTTCCTGTGCCTATAGGCTTGCAAAGGCTGGTAAAAGGGTTTTGGTGGTTGACATAAAAAGAAGCATAGGAAAGCCTGTGCAATGCGCAGAGTTTGTCCCTATTCAACTATACCACCAGTTTAAGGAGTTCTTTCCACAGGAGGCTATAGCTCAGAGGGTAAAGAATATGGTTCATTTTACACCTTGGGGAGAGGTGGTAAGTATGTGGTCGGAGGGCTTTGTATTAAACAGAGAGGTCTTTGACGCTCAGATAGCCAAGCTGGCACAGGAGCAGGGTGCGGTCTATATGCTTAGAACACAATTTTTGGGTTTTGAAGATGGTTTTGCATGGCTTGAAGAGATTGATACAAGAAAAAAGTTTCCAGTAAAGGCGGACTTTGTAGTGGGTGCGGACGGACCAAGGTCAAAGGTGGCAAGGCTCACTGGTGAAAAAACCCAGACATTCCTCACCACTGCACAAATAACAATGAAACTGACAAAGGAGCTTGAAGACCTTCTTATATACTTTAGAGACTACATCCCTGGAGGATACGGCTGGGTCTTTCCAAAGGGAAGGCTCGCCAACGTGGGAGTGGGGGTTGACCCAGATTATGGAGTTAATGTGATGGAAAGCCTCAAAAGGTTCGTAGAAGAGGTTGTTGCAGAGGGTGTAGTAGAGGAGCAAGTAATAAAAAGAACGGGTGGATGGATACCTGCGGATGGGCTACTGCCTTTGGTAAGAAAGAGGGTTCTGCTTGTGGGGGATGCGGGTGGCTTTTGTCATCCCATAACTGGCGGTGGAATAGCCAACGCGGTCATATCGGGGGATATGGCAGGTAAAGCATTATGTGAGGATTCTCCAGAAGAGTTTGAAGAGGAAGCTCAAGAGGTCTTTGGGAGCACCCTCTGGAGGGCATCAGAAAAGAGGAAAAAACACATGAAAAGATGGGATAACCTAAAGGAAATAATTCCAAAAACATGGATAGCCTTTGAAGAATATTGGCGTATAATTTAA
- a CDS encoding HU family DNA-binding protein has protein sequence MKKTDLIESLRKEFNLDKREAKLFVDSFFEEIVSLVLENGRLELRGFGVFKIRRLSGRFIKNPKTGIEMYVEERYSIGFKPSSVFNKGHEKV, from the coding sequence ATGAAAAAAACAGACCTAATAGAAAGCCTTAGGAAGGAATTTAACTTAGACAAGAGGGAGGCTAAGCTTTTCGTGGACAGTTTTTTTGAGGAAATAGTTAGCCTTGTTCTTGAAAATGGTAGGCTTGAGCTGAGAGGCTTTGGTGTTTTTAAGATAAGGAGGCTGAGTGGAAGGTTTATAAAGAACCCTAAGACTGGCATAGAGATGTATGTGGAGGAAAGGTATAGTATAGGCTTTAAGCCTTCAAGTGTTTTCAATAAAGGGCATGAAAAAGTTTGA